A genome region from Altererythrobacter aquiaggeris includes the following:
- the yajC gene encoding preprotein translocase subunit YajC: protein MTLHILAAAASADAPPAWLQFLPLVGMVAIFWFLIIRPQMRRQKEHAAKVGGMKKGDKVVTAGGLIGKVIKVDDDYAEIEIATGVRVKAVKATIGDIIPPAGSAAAND from the coding sequence ATGACACTTCATATTCTTGCCGCCGCAGCCAGCGCCGATGCGCCTCCTGCATGGCTCCAGTTCCTGCCGCTAGTCGGTATGGTTGCCATTTTCTGGTTTCTGATTATCCGTCCGCAAATGCGCCGGCAAAAAGAACACGCTGCCAAAGTGGGCGGAATGAAAAAAGGGGACAAGGTCGTTACCGCCGGCGGTTTGATCGGCAAGGTCATCAAGGTTGATGATGATTACGCGGAAATTGAAATCGCCACTGGCGTTCGCGTCAAAGCGGTAAAGGCCACGATCGGCGATATTATTCCGCCGGCCGGCTCCGCCGCAGCCAACGATTAA